One window of the Halobacillus litoralis genome contains the following:
- the fliG gene encoding flagellar motor switch protein FliG, whose product MPLKKPGLTGKQKAAALLISLGPDVAAQVYKHLDEEEIEQLTLEISSVQKVDAQEKDEILDEFHQIALAQDYISQGGIGYAKTILEKALGSDEASNIIGRLTSSLQVKPFDFARKADPNQILNFIQNEHPQTIALVLSYLDAEQSGQILSELPQELQADIARRIATMDSTSPEVISQVEQILEKKLSTTVTQDYTETGGIQAVVEVLNGVDRSTERTILDSLEIQDPELAEEIKKRMFVFEDIVALDDRAIQRVIRDVDNDDLRLSLKVSSEEVKDIVFNNMSQRMADTFKEEMEFMGPVRLRDVEEAQTRVVSTIRRLEDVGEIVIARGGGDDIIV is encoded by the coding sequence ATGCCCTTGAAGAAACCGGGGTTGACAGGCAAACAGAAAGCAGCCGCTTTGTTGATCTCTCTTGGGCCGGATGTGGCAGCTCAAGTTTACAAACATTTAGATGAAGAAGAGATCGAACAGTTAACATTAGAAATCTCTTCTGTACAAAAAGTCGATGCGCAAGAGAAAGATGAAATACTGGATGAATTTCACCAAATAGCCTTAGCCCAGGACTATATTTCCCAAGGGGGTATCGGCTATGCCAAAACCATCCTTGAGAAAGCATTAGGGTCTGATGAGGCTTCCAACATCATTGGCCGATTGACTTCCTCACTCCAGGTGAAGCCGTTTGATTTCGCTCGTAAAGCAGATCCGAACCAAATTTTGAACTTCATTCAAAATGAACACCCGCAAACGATAGCGCTTGTGCTTTCCTACTTAGATGCTGAACAGTCTGGGCAGATACTCTCTGAACTGCCTCAGGAATTACAAGCAGACATCGCCAGGAGGATCGCAACAATGGATTCGACTTCGCCTGAAGTGATCAGTCAAGTAGAACAAATACTGGAAAAGAAATTATCGACCACCGTTACCCAGGATTATACAGAAACCGGCGGAATCCAAGCAGTCGTCGAAGTCTTGAACGGGGTCGACCGAAGTACGGAAAGAACCATTCTGGATTCTCTTGAAATCCAGGATCCTGAGCTCGCAGAAGAAATCAAGAAACGGATGTTTGTCTTTGAAGACATCGTCGCCCTTGATGATCGGGCCATCCAACGTGTCATCCGTGATGTCGACAATGATGACTTGCGCCTATCATTGAAAGTCTCAAGTGAAGAAGTGAAAGACATCGTGTTCAATAATATGTCGCAGCGGATGGCAGATACGTTCAAAGAGGAAATGGAATTTATGGGCCCTGTACGTCTCCGTGATGTAGAAGAGGCTCAAACTAGAGTCGTATCAACGATTCGCAGGCTTGAAGATGTTGGTGAAATTGTCATTGCAAGGGGTGGAGGAGATGACATCATTGTCTAA
- the fliF gene encoding flagellar basal-body MS-ring/collar protein FliF codes for MKEKISLYKEKIITFWKERKKSQKGLIIGTALAIILIISLTGIFASGSKMVPLYRDLTLQEIGQIKTELDAKGITYELDQGGTTILVPETQAEGLLVDLAAAGLPNSGSIDYGFFSDNTSWGMTDNEFDVIKLDAMQTELADLMKGIGGIQDAKVMINMPEEQIFASESGQEASASVVLDVQPGHQIENKQVEALYNLASKSVPNLSKDNIVIMDQNFNYFDINDSPSTGGENAYTYQQNVKQDIERDIKQRLQRMLGMMIGQQKVIATVTADIDFTKEQRVEELVEPVDPDTMEGLPVSVERIEETYEGGIPEGGVPGAGDEDIANYPAGENGSDGDYEMNRETINNEFNRIKKNIEESPYKVRDLGIQVAVDNTKGTTEDGEVEYLTAAEQQTVEESIQSIVDSMITTSINGDYGEVNPEEKASIVFQEFNGKADFPDSDPGIPLWMYIVGGLLAFIIAVLVWMLFRRRGNEEDDYVMYEERIQETPEPREVPEIEEKEDESTHKRKQLEKMAKEKPEDFAKLLRSWIAED; via the coding sequence ATGAAAGAAAAAATATCATTATATAAAGAAAAAATAATTACCTTTTGGAAAGAACGAAAAAAGTCGCAAAAAGGACTGATCATAGGGACGGCCCTTGCTATCATTCTCATTATTTCATTGACAGGGATTTTTGCTTCAGGGTCTAAAATGGTGCCGTTATATCGGGATTTGACGTTACAGGAAATCGGTCAAATCAAAACCGAACTTGATGCCAAGGGGATTACTTACGAGTTGGACCAGGGTGGGACGACGATTCTTGTTCCTGAAACACAAGCGGAAGGGCTGCTTGTAGATTTAGCTGCAGCCGGACTTCCGAACAGTGGCTCTATTGATTACGGCTTCTTCAGTGACAATACCTCGTGGGGGATGACGGATAACGAATTTGATGTCATTAAACTCGATGCCATGCAGACTGAACTTGCCGACCTAATGAAGGGGATTGGCGGCATTCAAGATGCAAAAGTGATGATCAATATGCCTGAAGAACAGATTTTCGCTTCTGAGTCAGGTCAAGAAGCCTCTGCGTCGGTTGTATTGGATGTCCAACCGGGGCATCAGATTGAAAATAAACAAGTCGAAGCTCTTTATAATCTAGCTTCTAAGTCTGTTCCAAATCTTTCTAAAGATAATATCGTCATCATGGACCAGAATTTCAACTATTTTGACATAAATGATTCTCCGAGCACTGGCGGGGAGAATGCTTATACATACCAGCAAAATGTAAAGCAGGATATTGAGAGAGATATCAAGCAGCGTTTACAACGCATGTTAGGCATGATGATCGGCCAGCAGAAAGTCATTGCAACCGTGACAGCTGATATTGATTTTACGAAAGAACAACGTGTAGAAGAGCTAGTCGAGCCTGTCGATCCAGACACAATGGAAGGTTTGCCTGTCAGCGTCGAACGTATTGAAGAAACGTATGAAGGCGGAATTCCGGAAGGTGGTGTCCCGGGGGCTGGGGATGAAGATATCGCCAATTACCCTGCAGGTGAGAACGGCTCCGACGGCGACTATGAGATGAACCGTGAAACAATTAATAATGAATTCAACCGGATTAAGAAGAACATAGAGGAAAGCCCTTATAAGGTGAGGGATTTAGGTATTCAAGTAGCTGTGGATAATACGAAAGGAACGACTGAAGATGGTGAGGTCGAATATTTAACAGCGGCAGAACAACAAACGGTTGAAGAAAGCATTCAATCGATTGTCGATTCCATGATCACTACTTCTATTAATGGAGATTATGGAGAAGTCAATCCAGAAGAGAAAGCTTCCATAGTTTTTCAGGAATTCAATGGGAAAGCTGACTTCCCAGACTCTGATCCGGGCATTCCGTTATGGATGTATATAGTAGGGGGATTGTTAGCCTTCATCATTGCTGTTCTCGTTTGGATGTTGTTCCGCAGGAGAGGCAATGAGGAAGACGACTATGTCATGTACGAGGAACGCATCCAGGAAACGCCTGAACCGCGTGAAGTACCTGAGATAGAAGAGAAAGAAGATGAATCGACTCACAAACGAAAACAGCTGGAAAAAATGGCGAAAGAAAAACCGGAAGATTTTGCAAAATTACTGCGATCATGGATTGCGGAAGATTAG
- the fliE gene encoding flagellar hook-basal body complex protein FliE, with protein MPDLNAVSGSQSATVQPSGSQWKQKVTPGEAQATFSKQLKEAIEGVNDAQVASNDKTKALARGEINDLHDVMITSQKASITMQTAVEMQGKVVEAYKEVMRMQV; from the coding sequence ATGCCAGATTTGAACGCAGTATCAGGTTCCCAATCCGCAACAGTACAGCCCTCCGGTTCCCAGTGGAAACAGAAAGTCACACCTGGAGAAGCCCAGGCTACCTTTTCTAAACAATTGAAAGAGGCCATAGAAGGTGTGAACGATGCGCAGGTAGCATCGAATGACAAAACGAAAGCTCTTGCGCGTGGAGAAATCAATGATTTACATGATGTGATGATTACTTCGCAAAAGGCTAGTATTACGATGCAGACAGCAGTAGAAATGCAAGGCAAAGTGGTCGAAGCCTATAAAGAAGTCATGCGTATGCAAGTCTGA
- the flgC gene encoding flagellar basal body rod protein FlgC — protein MSIFHSMNTSASALTSQRLRMDVASSNIANANSTRATLNENGEWEPYRRKMVVFQPVENNFQNFLHKAAQQGSSGSGVEATQIREDEEPFKVVFNPNHPDAGEDGYVQVPNVDPLQEMVDMMSATRSYEANVTSVNASKSMLMKALEIGR, from the coding sequence ATGAGTATTTTCCATTCCATGAATACAAGTGCAAGTGCCTTGACAAGTCAGCGTTTAAGAATGGATGTCGCATCTTCGAATATAGCCAATGCCAACTCCACAAGGGCCACCTTGAATGAAAATGGTGAGTGGGAACCATACCGTCGCAAAATGGTCGTGTTCCAACCGGTTGAAAATAACTTTCAAAACTTCTTACATAAAGCTGCTCAACAGGGTTCTTCTGGTTCAGGGGTGGAAGCAACACAAATCAGAGAAGACGAGGAGCCATTCAAAGTGGTCTTCAACCCGAACCATCCTGATGCAGGGGAAGATGGATATGTCCAAGTGCCGAATGTTGACCCATTGCAGGAAATGGTGGATATGATGAGCGCCACACGTTCTTATGAAGCGAATGTGACCTCAGTGAATGCTTCGAAAAGCATGCTTATGAAAGCATTAGAAATCGGAAGATAA
- the flgB gene encoding flagellar basal body rod protein FlgB, with translation MKLFSDTFTTLENALNYSSAKNRAISNNIANVDTPGYKAKDVAFKDVLAQERSSFQTKRTNERHFQFGPDTSESYRTFTKSNTTYNHNGNNVDIDKEMNELAQNQIQYQALVDRMSGKFRSLESVIKGGN, from the coding sequence ATGAAACTCTTCAGTGATACATTTACCACCTTGGAGAATGCTTTAAACTATTCTTCTGCAAAAAACAGAGCTATTTCGAATAATATTGCCAATGTTGACACGCCTGGGTATAAGGCGAAAGATGTGGCATTCAAAGATGTGCTCGCACAGGAACGTTCATCGTTCCAAACGAAAAGAACAAACGAGCGCCACTTTCAATTCGGTCCTGATACTTCTGAATCATACCGAACTTTCACAAAATCCAACACTACATACAATCACAATGGGAACAACGTCGATATTGATAAAGAAATGAATGAATTAGCTCAAAACCAAATCCAATACCAGGCTCTTGTCGATCGAATGAGCGGTAAATTCCGCAGCTTGGAATCAGTCATTAAAGGAGGGAACTAG
- the codY gene encoding GTP-sensing pleiotropic transcriptional regulator CodY codes for MNLLDRARKINAMLQKTTGKSVDFNDMSATLRDVIEANTFVLSRRGKLLGFAINQEIENERMKEMLSERQFPQEYTQNLFNIQETTPDIDINSEYTAFPVENRELFESGLTTIVPIIGGGQRLGTLILSRLNGAFNEDDLLLAEYGATVVGMEILHEKTEEIEQEARSKAVVQMAISSLSYSELEAIEHIFEELEGNEGLLVASKIADRVGITRSVIVNALRKLESAGVIESRSLGMKGTYIKVLNNNFLVELQKLRTN; via the coding sequence ATGAATTTATTAGATCGTGCACGTAAAATCAACGCCATGCTACAAAAGACTACAGGGAAATCCGTCGACTTCAATGACATGTCCGCTACTTTAAGAGACGTCATTGAGGCTAATACATTCGTATTAAGCCGTCGTGGTAAGCTGCTTGGATTCGCGATCAACCAGGAGATTGAAAATGAACGCATGAAAGAGATGCTGTCTGAGCGTCAATTTCCACAAGAGTACACCCAAAACCTTTTCAACATCCAGGAAACAACCCCTGATATCGATATTAATAGCGAATATACAGCGTTCCCTGTTGAAAATCGTGAACTGTTTGAAAGTGGACTGACAACCATCGTTCCTATTATCGGCGGGGGACAGCGTTTGGGGACATTGATTCTCAGCCGTTTAAACGGTGCCTTCAATGAAGATGATCTGCTTCTTGCTGAATATGGTGCAACAGTAGTTGGGATGGAAATACTTCATGAAAAAACAGAAGAAATTGAGCAGGAAGCCCGCAGTAAAGCTGTCGTACAAATGGCGATCAGCTCTCTATCCTACAGTGAATTGGAAGCCATCGAGCATATCTTTGAAGAATTAGAAGGAAATGAAGGGTTGCTTGTAGCAAGTAAAATCGCTGACCGTGTAGGCATTACAAGGTCTGTGATCGTCAATGCACTGCGTAAGCTGGAAAGCGCAGGAGTTATTGAATCCCGTTCTCTAGGAATGAAAGGGACTTATATTAAAGTTCTTAACAACAACTTCCTGGTAGAGTTGCAAAAGCTTCGGACCAACTAA
- the hslU gene encoding HslU--HslV peptidase ATPase subunit, giving the protein MSLNLTPKQIVEKLDQYIIGQNNAKRSVAIALRNRYRRMQLTDDLKDEIVPKNILMMGPTGVGKTEIARRLAKLVGAPFVKVEATKFTEVGYVGRDVESMVRDLVEMAVRMVKEEKMETVKERAEEQANKRLVKLLVPSKKKENNNFKNPFGMLFNQSDEEENEADQEQEETEIEKNRSRIRQQLDLGELEDRIVTIEVEESQSSMFDMMQGSGMEQMGMNMQDAFSQFMPKKKKTRKMPVSEARKVLTQEEAGKLVDMDEVGQEAVTKVEQSGMIFIDEIDKVAAKGDNQANVSREGVQRDILPIVEGSTVVTKYGPVSTNHILFVAAGAFHMAKPSDLIPELQGRFPIRVELNKLSVEDFRNILTEPSNALLKQYKALLEIEGIKVEFSDDAITRLAEIAHEVNQETDNIGARRLHTILEKLLEDLSFEAPDVMMEKIEITPQYVDSKLSSIVKNKDLSRFIL; this is encoded by the coding sequence ATGTCATTGAATTTGACGCCTAAACAAATCGTTGAAAAGCTCGATCAATACATTATAGGGCAGAATAACGCTAAACGGTCTGTTGCGATCGCTTTGAGGAACCGTTACCGAAGGATGCAGCTGACAGATGATCTGAAAGATGAAATCGTTCCGAAAAACATTCTGATGATGGGGCCGACCGGGGTTGGAAAGACAGAAATCGCCCGGAGATTAGCCAAATTGGTCGGTGCTCCTTTCGTTAAAGTGGAAGCGACGAAATTCACAGAAGTCGGTTATGTCGGCAGGGACGTAGAATCGATGGTACGTGATCTTGTAGAAATGGCCGTCCGAATGGTGAAAGAAGAAAAAATGGAGACGGTCAAAGAGCGTGCAGAGGAACAAGCGAATAAGCGTTTAGTAAAGCTTCTCGTCCCATCTAAGAAAAAAGAGAACAATAATTTCAAGAATCCATTCGGGATGCTTTTCAACCAAAGTGATGAAGAGGAGAACGAGGCGGATCAAGAGCAGGAAGAAACAGAGATTGAGAAGAACCGGAGCAGGATCCGTCAGCAGTTGGACTTAGGTGAGTTAGAAGACCGTATCGTGACGATAGAAGTGGAAGAATCCCAGTCTTCTATGTTTGATATGATGCAAGGTTCCGGAATGGAACAGATGGGGATGAATATGCAAGATGCTTTCAGTCAATTCATGCCTAAAAAGAAGAAAACGCGGAAAATGCCTGTTTCAGAAGCACGGAAAGTTTTAACACAGGAAGAAGCAGGGAAACTTGTCGATATGGACGAAGTCGGTCAGGAAGCTGTTACAAAAGTAGAACAGTCAGGAATGATCTTCATCGATGAAATCGACAAAGTAGCTGCAAAAGGCGATAACCAGGCTAACGTTTCCAGGGAAGGTGTACAGCGTGATATCCTTCCAATCGTAGAAGGATCGACGGTCGTAACGAAATATGGTCCTGTTTCTACCAATCATATTTTATTCGTTGCTGCGGGTGCGTTCCATATGGCAAAACCATCTGATTTGATTCCAGAATTACAAGGACGCTTCCCGATCCGGGTCGAGCTGAATAAATTGAGTGTTGAAGATTTCAGGAACATTTTGACAGAGCCATCCAACGCTCTTTTGAAACAATATAAGGCATTACTTGAAATTGAAGGTATAAAGGTTGAATTTTCTGACGATGCTATTACTAGACTTGCAGAAATCGCTCATGAAGTGAACCAGGAAACGGATAATATCGGAGCGCGGAGGTTGCATACAATTTTAGAAAAATTGTTAGAAGACCTCTCATTTGAAGCTCCGGACGTGATGATGGAAAAAATAGAAATCACACCACAATACGTAGACAGCAAACTATCATCTATTGTCAAGAACAAAGATTTAAGTCGATTTATATTATAA
- the hslV gene encoding ATP-dependent protease subunit HslV, whose amino-acid sequence MNQQFHATTIFAVQHQGKCAMSGDGQVTLGNQVVMKHKARKVRRIYNDQVLAGFAGSVADAFTLFEKFEGKLESYDGNLARASVELAKEWRSDRVLRKLEAMLIVMDKENMFLVSGTGEVIEPDDGILAIGSGGNFALSAGRALKRYSPEQSASQIAQAALEIAGEICVFTNDQIILEVLE is encoded by the coding sequence ATGAATCAACAATTTCATGCTACGACGATTTTCGCTGTCCAACACCAGGGAAAGTGTGCTATGAGTGGGGACGGTCAAGTGACATTGGGAAATCAAGTCGTTATGAAGCATAAAGCGAGAAAAGTGCGCAGAATTTACAACGATCAGGTCCTGGCAGGGTTTGCTGGTTCAGTAGCAGATGCTTTCACACTGTTTGAAAAGTTCGAAGGAAAGCTTGAAAGCTATGACGGCAACTTGGCCAGGGCGTCTGTTGAACTTGCCAAAGAGTGGCGCAGTGATCGTGTTTTGCGAAAGCTGGAAGCAATGCTGATCGTGATGGATAAAGAAAATATGTTTCTTGTATCCGGTACTGGGGAAGTAATAGAACCGGACGATGGTATTCTTGCTATCGGTTCAGGTGGAAATTTCGCATTGAGTGCGGGAAGAGCTCTCAAACGCTATTCCCCAGAGCAGTCAGCATCTCAGATTGCACAAGCTGCCTTAGAGATTGCTGGCGAAATATGTGTGTTCACAAACGATCAAATCATATTGGAAGTTCTCGAATAA
- the xerC gene encoding tyrosine recombinase XerC, producing the protein MKSAHMYKKEFMEYLQIEKNASPLTIQHYGRDIDEFIEFMNSESITLLDCDYPDIRVFLSRQHEARFSRRSVSRKISSLRSFFRFLEREESVKYNPFLNVSLPREDVPIPEFFYEEELDQLFTISDLTTPLGQRNQALIELMYGTGIRVSECVKMEVGDLDFSLDTALVQGKGRKERYVPFGQFAGKALKSYIEEGRNELASKKQEDTKRLFLNAKGGPLTEDGVRLVLKKMVKDASLTVNIHPHKLRHSFATHLLNEGADLRSVQELLGHEHLSSTQIYTHVTKDRLRNVYMNSHPRANKR; encoded by the coding sequence ATGAAATCTGCCCATATGTACAAAAAAGAGTTCATGGAGTATCTCCAAATTGAAAAAAATGCATCTCCATTGACAATACAGCATTACGGGAGAGACATTGATGAATTTATCGAGTTTATGAATTCTGAAAGCATCACCTTACTTGACTGCGATTACCCTGACATCCGTGTGTTTTTGTCCAGACAACATGAAGCCCGCTTTTCCAGAAGGTCCGTTTCGCGGAAGATATCAAGCCTTAGAAGTTTCTTTCGTTTCTTAGAACGGGAAGAAAGCGTTAAATATAACCCATTTTTGAATGTATCACTGCCGCGTGAGGATGTACCTATTCCTGAGTTTTTTTATGAGGAAGAGCTGGACCAGCTTTTTACAATCAGTGATTTGACTACTCCTTTAGGCCAACGCAATCAAGCGCTGATCGAGTTGATGTATGGTACAGGAATTCGAGTCAGTGAGTGTGTCAAGATGGAAGTGGGAGATCTTGATTTTTCGCTCGACACTGCACTTGTTCAAGGAAAGGGAAGGAAAGAAAGGTATGTACCTTTCGGGCAGTTTGCTGGAAAAGCACTGAAATCCTATATTGAAGAGGGAAGAAATGAGCTTGCTTCAAAAAAACAGGAGGACACTAAACGTTTATTCCTCAATGCTAAAGGAGGACCATTGACTGAAGATGGCGTGAGGCTGGTTTTGAAAAAAATGGTCAAGGATGCGTCGTTGACCGTCAATATCCATCCACATAAACTGAGACATTCTTTTGCGACACATTTATTGAATGAAGGAGCGGATCTGCGTTCCGTGCAGGAATTGCTCGGCCATGAACACCTTTCTTCAACACAAATTTACACTCATGTAACTAAAGACCGGTTGAGGAATGTATATATGAACAGCCATCCCAGAGCGAATAAGAGGTGA
- the topA gene encoding type I DNA topoisomerase encodes MADYLVIVESPAKAKTIERYLGKKYKVKASLGHIRDLPKSQMGVDVENEFEPKYITIRGKGPVLKDLKTAAKKAKKVYLAADPDREGEAIAWHLAHSLDIDDKSECRVVFNEITKEAIKDSFKHPRTIDSHLVDAQQARRILDRLVGYNISPILWKKVKKGLSAGRVQSVAVKIIIDRENEIKKFEPEEYWTIEADFLKEKEKFEGSFYGVDGKKQDLKTEDDVKKVQERMKGKDFSVEKVNKRERKRNPSLPFTTSSLQQEAARKLNFRAKKTMMIAQQLYEGIDLGGKQGTTGLITYMRTDSTRLSNTAKEDAKQYVVSNFGKEYLGNNKAAKKQEGAQDAHEAIRPTGADHDPKAMKKILSRDQYRLYKLIWDRFISSQMAPAVLDTMTVHLYNEGVEFRATGSEVKFKGFMKVYVEGNDDNKKEKDKLLPHLQEGMTVKAEEIKPNQHFTQPPPRYTEARLVKTLEELGIGRPSTYAPTLDTIQRRGYVALDNKRFVPTELGEIVLEQLREYFPEIIDVTFTKGMEDDLDAIEEGTEEWANIIDQFYQGFHPRLEKAEKEMEEIEIKDEPAGIDCEKCGHEMVYKMGRYGKFLACSNFPECRNTKPILKKVGVTCPKCKDGEVVERKSKKNRKFFGCENYPECDFISWDKPISRPCPKCESLLVEKKSKKGTQIQCTSCDYKEEPQS; translated from the coding sequence ATGGCAGATTATCTTGTAATCGTTGAGTCACCTGCAAAGGCTAAAACTATTGAACGATACCTAGGAAAAAAATACAAAGTGAAAGCTTCACTAGGTCACATCCGTGATTTACCTAAAAGTCAGATGGGTGTAGACGTTGAAAATGAATTTGAACCTAAATACATTACCATACGCGGGAAAGGCCCCGTACTGAAAGACTTGAAAACTGCTGCGAAAAAAGCTAAGAAAGTATATCTCGCAGCCGACCCCGACCGTGAAGGGGAAGCCATTGCCTGGCACTTGGCGCATAGTCTTGACATTGATGACAAATCAGAATGCCGCGTTGTTTTTAACGAGATCACGAAAGAAGCGATCAAAGATTCGTTCAAACATCCACGCACTATCGACTCCCACCTTGTGGATGCCCAACAAGCGCGGAGGATATTAGACAGGCTTGTCGGTTATAACATCAGCCCGATCCTTTGGAAAAAAGTTAAAAAAGGCTTGAGTGCAGGCCGGGTTCAATCGGTGGCTGTCAAAATTATCATTGACCGTGAAAATGAAATCAAAAAATTCGAACCCGAAGAATACTGGACCATCGAAGCGGATTTCTTGAAGGAAAAGGAAAAATTCGAAGGGTCTTTTTACGGAGTCGACGGAAAGAAGCAAGACTTGAAAACAGAAGACGATGTAAAAAAGGTTCAGGAACGTATGAAAGGCAAAGACTTCTCGGTTGAAAAAGTAAATAAAAGAGAGCGCAAACGGAATCCTTCCCTTCCATTCACAACCTCTTCTTTGCAACAAGAAGCAGCCAGAAAGCTGAATTTCCGTGCGAAGAAAACGATGATGATCGCGCAACAGTTGTATGAAGGAATTGATCTAGGTGGAAAGCAAGGCACGACTGGTTTGATTACGTATATGCGTACAGATTCAACCAGACTTTCCAATACAGCTAAAGAAGATGCGAAACAATATGTTGTAAGCAACTTCGGTAAGGAATACCTGGGCAATAATAAAGCGGCCAAAAAGCAAGAAGGTGCACAAGATGCTCACGAAGCGATTCGTCCGACAGGCGCTGACCATGACCCTAAAGCGATGAAGAAAATATTATCGAGAGACCAATACCGCTTATATAAACTGATTTGGGACCGTTTCATATCAAGTCAGATGGCCCCTGCTGTGCTGGATACGATGACTGTCCATCTATACAATGAAGGTGTTGAATTCAGGGCAACTGGTTCAGAGGTTAAATTCAAAGGATTCATGAAGGTTTATGTGGAAGGTAATGATGACAACAAGAAAGAAAAAGATAAACTTCTTCCTCATTTACAAGAAGGGATGACAGTGAAGGCTGAAGAAATCAAGCCGAATCAACACTTCACCCAACCACCTCCGCGTTATACGGAAGCCCGCCTTGTTAAGACGCTGGAAGAGCTGGGGATCGGACGACCATCCACTTATGCTCCAACGTTGGACACGATTCAACGGAGAGGCTACGTTGCTTTGGACAACAAACGTTTTGTGCCGACAGAACTTGGGGAGATTGTTTTGGAGCAACTGAGAGAATACTTTCCTGAGATCATCGATGTCACCTTTACAAAAGGTATGGAAGATGACCTTGATGCAATTGAAGAAGGGACAGAAGAGTGGGCAAACATTATCGACCAATTCTATCAAGGCTTCCACCCCCGTTTGGAGAAAGCTGAAAAAGAGATGGAAGAAATCGAGATCAAAGATGAACCTGCAGGAATCGACTGTGAGAAATGCGGACACGAAATGGTTTATAAAATGGGCCGGTACGGAAAGTTCCTTGCCTGCTCCAATTTCCCAGAATGCCGCAATACGAAGCCGATATTGAAAAAAGTCGGTGTTACTTGTCCGAAATGTAAAGACGGAGAAGTTGTCGAGAGGAAAAGTAAAAAGAACCGCAAATTCTTCGGGTGTGAAAATTATCCCGAATGTGACTTCATCTCATGGGATAAGCCGATCAGTCGCCCTTGCCCTAAATGTGAGTCTTTACTTGTCGAAAAGAAATCCAAAAAAGGCACCCAAATCCAGTGTACGAGTTGTGATTACAAAGAAGAACCACAATCCTGA
- the dprA gene encoding DNA-processing protein DprA, with protein sequence MVTRRERLICLHDSPHVSRPLLKRLLRLDDQLLLPFSCSSKELAHILQIPVARSTSIIQHINDPNIMKKLDKYQQNISLLTWFDHGYPSLLRSIPDPPLVLYFKGDHTLLNAPLSLSVIGTRKPSPYAFTAMKAVLLPIIRSRCTIVSGMAKGIDQYAHTLASEHQGRTIAVLGSGFQHIYPTNDLTLYDRLVREHLVISEYPPDRPPKKYHFPERNRIISGLTPATFVIEARVKSGTLITVDQALEQGRDVYALPGPAGSPTSEGCHKMINEGAKLVHTYHDILEDWLEKFE encoded by the coding sequence GTGGTAACCAGAAGAGAACGTTTGATTTGTTTGCATGATTCTCCCCACGTATCCAGACCACTCTTAAAAAGACTTCTTCGTCTCGATGATCAATTACTCCTCCCCTTTTCCTGTTCATCTAAAGAATTGGCCCACATTCTTCAAATCCCCGTTGCCCGATCCACTTCCATCATTCAGCACATAAACGACCCTAATATAATGAAGAAACTCGACAAATATCAGCAAAATATCTCCTTATTAACCTGGTTCGATCATGGGTATCCTAGTTTATTGAGGTCCATTCCCGATCCTCCTCTGGTTCTGTATTTTAAAGGAGATCATACCCTTTTAAATGCACCACTTTCCCTGAGTGTTATAGGGACAAGAAAGCCCTCCCCTTACGCCTTTACAGCTATGAAAGCTGTACTGCTCCCCATTATCCGAAGTCGATGCACGATCGTAAGTGGTATGGCCAAAGGTATTGATCAGTATGCCCATACACTTGCATCGGAACATCAGGGAAGAACTATTGCTGTTCTCGGGTCGGGTTTTCAGCACATTTATCCGACAAATGACCTTACTTTGTACGATCGTCTTGTTCGAGAACATTTAGTGATCAGTGAATACCCGCCAGACCGCCCTCCGAAAAAATATCACTTTCCGGAACGCAACCGGATCATATCTGGTTTGACGCCTGCCACTTTTGTTATCGAGGCAAGGGTGAAGAGTGGTACTTTAATAACCGTAGATCAAGCACTGGAGCAGGGCAGGGATGTGTATGCACTTCCAGGACCTGCAGGCAGCCCTACAAGTGAAGGGTGTCATAAGATGATCAATGAAGGTGCAAAGCTCGTTCATACGTACCATGACATTCTTGAAGATTGGTTAGAAAAATTTGAATAA